From the Bacteroidia bacterium genome, the window CTACAGAATTTTAGATTTTGATGAACGTGAGTATGAAGGGCACGACCCTGTTTCACCTTTCAACCAAAAGGATCGGCTTAATTAAAATAGATAAAGTCGTAATTTTGTGAAAAATATGTATAGGTACTGTGCTGGACTGATAAGTGCAGTTATATGTTGTTGTTATTTTTCTTGTGCTACTAAACAAAAGACAAAAAAGGTTAATGTGCAGCATTTGCTCAAAAGCTGGCGAATGGCAGAGCTAGTCATAGGAAATGAATATCAGCCTATCAATCCATTTATGAGTATAACCTTTACTGAACAAGGTAAATGGATTACTAACGAAAAAGGCAAAACCCAAGAAGGAAGATGGGAAATTGATGAATATAAGGGAACATTAACTCTTCAAAATCAGCAAGTTTCGACTATACTCCATTTGAGTGATAGTTTGTTAGTGCTTAAAACCAAAGCTACAAATGGACAAGAGGTAAGAATTAGCTATGTTCCTGACCACGAGAAAGACTACGACTTTTGGAGAAAAAAGATAAGAAAACGATGAACATAAGTAGTAGCCCAATTACTTTAACTTTGATTTTGCTTAATGTTGTTCTATCCTTGTACGCATGGAACAGTAACAAAGTATTTCAAAAGTGGATGCTTCATCCCTATTCTTTTGGGCGTAAAGGGAATCATTTTACTTTATTTACATCCGCATTTATTCATGCGGATAGCATACATTTAATTATGAACATGTTTGCACTGTTTTCTTTTGGGCAATATGTTGAGATAGAACTATCTGCCATGCAGTATATTACTTTATATGGAATTAGCATTTTGACTTCTGCTCTTCCTTCTTTGATAAAACATAAGCATGATGCGTATTATTACACATTAGGGGCATCAGGAGCGGTATCGGGAGTTGT encodes:
- a CDS encoding rhomboid family intramembrane serine protease produces the protein MLNVVLSLYAWNSNKVFQKWMLHPYSFGRKGNHFTLFTSAFIHADSIHLIMNMFALFSFGQYVEIELSAMQYITLYGISILTSALPSLIKHKHDAYYYTLGASGAVSGVVFAFIVLHPLAKLSLVFFPISMPAILFGILYIVLSIYAQRRAMDNLNHDAHIAGALTGAIFTFWVKPESVRFLLDLAL